The following proteins are encoded in a genomic region of Streptococcus cristatus AS 1.3089:
- a CDS encoding helix-turn-helix transcriptional regulator yields the protein MSSINKVKGYRNMLDLSQKEMANKLGISINAYRNKENGKVEFRDNEKIVIKEMILPLFPQVTLEEIFFHK from the coding sequence ATGTCATCGATAAACAAAGTAAAAGGTTATCGTAATATGCTAGATTTAAGCCAAAAAGAAATGGCTAATAAGTTGGGGATCTCTATCAACGCATACCGTAACAAGGAGAATGGCAAGGTTGAATTCCGAGATAATGAAAAAATTGTTATTAAAGAAATGATACTTCCATTATTTCCTCAAGTGACCCTAGAAGAAATATTTTTTCACAAATAA
- a CDS encoding helix-turn-helix domain-containing protein, whose translation MTQEVDKKILGQRIKAIRLDKGMTLEEFGKLFGTSKSIVSRWESGISSPNPERLKTIAKVGDMTVSQLLHGELGRSHYNWEAVEELFKKIFNGAPIDKTALQRAQTVVDKAFFLNFGIEDIVNIYLFQKDTSKPLESLEDLQDYFEQTAEGLSTYLEGATGTELIDLEMQIAFLKSYASKIKKYLETGEWASDILANLKEKQDIK comes from the coding sequence ATGACACAAGAAGTTGATAAAAAAATCCTTGGGCAGCGTATCAAAGCTATTCGTTTAGATAAAGGAATGACTTTAGAGGAATTTGGAAAACTTTTCGGAACGTCCAAAAGCATTGTCTCTAGGTGGGAAAGTGGTATCTCTTCACCAAATCCTGAACGTCTAAAAACGATTGCTAAAGTTGGCGATATGACTGTTAGCCAACTGTTACACGGTGAACTAGGAAGGAGTCATTATAACTGGGAAGCTGTAGAAGAACTTTTTAAAAAAATTTTTAATGGTGCCCCTATTGATAAAACAGCCTTACAAAGAGCTCAAACAGTTGTTGACAAGGCTTTCTTCTTAAATTTTGGTATAGAAGATATAGTTAATATCTATTTGTTCCAAAAAGATACATCTAAGCCTTTGGAAAGTCTTGAAGACTTGCAAGATTATTTTGAACAAACAGCTGAGGGGTTATCAACTTATTTGGAAGGTGCTACTGGGACAGAATTAATAGATTTAGAAATGCAGATAGCATTTTTAAAAAGTTATGCATCTAAAATTAAAAAATACCTTGAAACTGGTGAATGGGCTTCTGATATTTTAGCTAATTTGAAAGAAAAACAAGACATCAAATAA
- a CDS encoding tyrosine-type recombinase/integrase, translating to MNITEYKKKSGATVYRASVYLGVDKLTGKKARTTVTANTKKGVKIKAREAVNAFAANGYSVKEKPTITTYRELVALWWESYKNTIKPNSQQSMEGIVRLHILPVFGDYKLDKLTTPIIQQQVNKWADKANKGEKGAYANYSFLNNINRRILQYGVTMQVIQHNPARDVIIPRKQRNKENKVKFFSNQELKQFLNYLDLDSLDLSSYENFFDYVLYKTLLATGCRIGETLALEWSDIDLENGTVSVSKTLNRYQETNTPKSKAGLRNIDIDKATVLLLKQYKNRQQIQSWQLGRSEDIVFTPFITKYAYACLLRKRLQKHFKAAGVPDISFHGFRHTHATIMLYAGIEAKDLQYRLGHSNISMTLNTYVHATKEGAKKAVSIFEAAISKL from the coding sequence ATGAATATTACAGAATACAAAAAGAAAAGCGGTGCTACAGTATACCGTGCAAGTGTTTATTTAGGCGTTGATAAACTTACAGGGAAAAAGGCGAGGACAACAGTCACGGCCAACACTAAAAAGGGCGTTAAAATCAAAGCCAGGGAGGCAGTCAATGCTTTTGCAGCTAATGGATATAGCGTAAAGGAAAAACCGACCATCACAACCTATAGGGAGCTGGTCGCTTTATGGTGGGAGAGTTACAAGAATACAATCAAGCCAAACTCCCAGCAATCCATGGAGGGGATCGTAAGGCTTCATATTTTGCCTGTATTCGGTGATTACAAGCTAGACAAGCTCACTACTCCTATTATTCAGCAGCAAGTCAACAAGTGGGCTGACAAGGCCAATAAGGGCGAAAAAGGGGCGTATGCAAACTATAGCTTTCTAAACAATATAAACCGCCGTATTCTCCAATATGGCGTGACTATGCAAGTGATCCAGCATAACCCTGCGCGTGATGTTATTATTCCACGTAAACAGCGAAACAAAGAAAATAAGGTCAAGTTTTTCAGCAACCAGGAACTAAAACAATTCCTGAATTACCTCGACCTCGACAGCTTAGACCTCTCCAGCTATGAGAATTTCTTTGACTACGTGCTCTATAAGACCTTACTTGCTACTGGTTGCCGTATTGGTGAGACTTTAGCTCTTGAATGGTCTGATATTGACCTAGAAAACGGTACTGTCAGCGTATCTAAGACTTTAAATAGATACCAGGAAACAAATACACCTAAATCAAAAGCTGGCCTAAGAAATATTGATATTGATAAAGCTACTGTTTTGCTACTCAAACAATACAAGAACCGTCAACAAATCCAATCATGGCAATTAGGACGATCTGAGGATATTGTCTTTACCCCATTTATCACAAAATACGCCTATGCTTGCCTACTCAGAAAAAGACTACAAAAACATTTTAAGGCTGCTGGTGTGCCTGATATTAGTTTCCATGGTTTCCGCCATACTCACGCTACTATCATGCTCTACGCTGGTATAGAGGCTAAAGACTTGCAATATAGACTAGGTCACTCTAATATCTCTATGACTTTAAATACATACGTACACGCCACTAAAGAAGGGGCTAAAAAAGCCGTCTCAATCTTTGAGGCAGCTATCAGCAAACTATAA
- the rpsD gene encoding 30S ribosomal protein S4: MSRYTGPSWKQARRLGLSLTGTGKELARRNYVPGQHGPNNRSKLSEYGLQLAEKQKLRFTYGVGEKQFRNLFVQATKIKGGILGFNFMLLLERRLDNVVYRLGLATTRRQARQFVNHGHILVDGKRVDIPSYRVTPGQVISVREKSLKVPAILEAVEATLGRPAFVSFDAEKLEGSLTRLPERDEINPEINEALVVEFYNKML, translated from the coding sequence ATGTCACGTTATACAGGACCATCTTGGAAACAAGCTCGTCGCCTTGGCCTTTCACTTACAGGTACAGGTAAAGAATTGGCACGTCGTAACTACGTACCAGGACAACACGGACCAAACAACCGTTCTAAATTGTCAGAATACGGTTTGCAATTGGCTGAAAAACAAAAACTTCGTTTCACTTACGGTGTAGGTGAAAAACAATTCCGTAACTTGTTCGTACAAGCTACAAAAATCAAAGGCGGAATCCTTGGTTTCAACTTCATGCTTCTTTTGGAACGTCGTTTGGACAACGTTGTTTACCGTCTTGGTCTTGCGACTACTCGTCGTCAAGCTCGTCAATTCGTAAACCACGGTCACATCCTTGTTGACGGAAAACGCGTTGATATCCCATCATACCGCGTAACTCCAGGTCAAGTGATCTCAGTTCGTGAAAAATCATTGAAAGTTCCTGCAATCCTTGAAGCTGTTGAAGCAACTCTTGGACGTCCAGCATTCGTATCATTCGACGCTGAAAAATTGGAAGGTTCATTGACTCGCTTGCCAGAACGCGACGAAATCAACCCAGAAATCAACGAAGCACTTGTCGTTGAATTCTACAACAAAATGTTGTAA
- a CDS encoding ABC transporter ATP-binding protein, translating to MTEIKLENVSYAYDEQQILKDIILEVEAGQVVAILGPSGVGKTTLFNLIAGILEVQSGRIVLDGQENPKGRVSYMLQKDLLLEHKTVLGNVILPLLIRKVSKKEAMEQATQILKEFGLFDVADKYPHELSGGMRQRVALLRTYMFGHKLFLLDEAFSALDELTKMELHAWYLDIHRRLGLTTLLITHSIEEALVLSDRIYILKNRPGQIVADLQLTWSDSEDKELQKLRYKQEILKLLGL from the coding sequence ATGACAGAAATTAAACTTGAAAATGTAAGCTATGCTTATGATGAGCAGCAGATTTTGAAGGATATCATCCTAGAGGTAGAAGCAGGCCAGGTCGTAGCGATTTTGGGGCCTAGTGGCGTCGGGAAAACGACCCTCTTTAATCTGATAGCTGGGATTTTGGAGGTCCAGTCGGGCAGGATTGTCCTAGATGGTCAGGAAAATCCCAAGGGCCGCGTGAGCTACATGCTACAGAAGGACTTGCTGCTGGAGCACAAGACGGTGCTGGGCAATGTCATCTTGCCCCTGCTGATCCGCAAGGTATCAAAAAAAGAAGCGATGGAGCAGGCGACTCAGATTTTGAAGGAGTTCGGGCTCTTTGATGTGGCAGACAAGTATCCACATGAGTTGAGCGGGGGGATGCGGCAGCGCGTGGCTCTGCTGCGGACCTATATGTTCGGTCACAAGCTATTTCTTCTAGACGAGGCCTTTAGTGCTTTGGATGAGCTGACCAAGATGGAGCTACACGCTTGGTATCTGGATATTCACCGTAGGCTGGGTCTGACGACTCTCCTTATCACTCATAGCATCGAGGAGGCTCTGGTTCTTAGTGACCGCATCTATATTCTGAAAAATCGGCCTGGGCAAATTGTTGCAGATCTCCAATTGACCTGGTCAGACAGCGAGGATAAAGAACTGCAGAAGCTGCGATACAAGCAGGAGATTTTGAAACTTTTAGGTTTGTGA
- a CDS encoding ABC transporter substrate-binding protein produces MKKTYKMLLAGLAAVSIFGLAACGKSGSESASKDKKIDFILDWSPNTNHTGLYVAQEKGYFKEAGVDVDIKLPPEDSSSDLIINGKAPFGIYFQDSMAKKLDKGAEITAVAAIVEHNTSGIISKKSAGITGPKDLAGKKYGTWNDPVELGMLKTLVESQGGQFDEVEKVPNNDSNSITPIENGLFDAAWIYHGWDGIMAQSQGMDTNFFYMKDYVKEFDYYSPVIIANNDYLKKNPDEAKKVLQAIKKGYQYAMEHPEEAADMLIKHAPELKSKRDFVLASQKYLSEQYASDKDKWGQFEASRWNAFYKWTKDNGIVNNDLSDKGFSNDYIK; encoded by the coding sequence ATGAAAAAAACTTATAAAATGTTGCTGGCAGGTTTGGCTGCCGTGTCTATCTTTGGCCTAGCGGCTTGTGGTAAGTCAGGCTCAGAGTCTGCTAGTAAGGATAAAAAGATTGATTTTATCCTAGACTGGTCACCTAACACCAACCATACCGGCCTTTATGTGGCTCAGGAAAAGGGCTACTTCAAGGAAGCAGGCGTGGATGTAGATATCAAATTACCGCCTGAAGATAGTAGCTCGGATCTGATTATCAATGGCAAGGCGCCTTTTGGCATTTATTTTCAGGACTCCATGGCTAAAAAACTGGATAAGGGTGCAGAAATCACAGCTGTCGCAGCCATTGTAGAGCATAATACTTCGGGCATTATTTCTAAGAAGTCTGCAGGGATTACAGGACCTAAGGATCTGGCTGGCAAGAAATATGGTACCTGGAATGACCCTGTGGAGCTGGGCATGCTCAAAACCTTGGTTGAAAGCCAAGGCGGCCAGTTTGATGAGGTAGAAAAGGTTCCCAACAACGATTCCAACTCAATTACGCCGATTGAAAATGGCTTGTTTGATGCGGCATGGATTTACCATGGCTGGGACGGCATCATGGCACAGTCTCAGGGCATGGACACTAATTTCTTTTATATGAAGGACTATGTCAAGGAGTTTGACTACTATTCTCCAGTCATTATTGCCAATAATGACTATCTCAAGAAGAATCCGGACGAGGCGAAAAAGGTCCTGCAGGCTATCAAGAAGGGCTATCAATATGCCATGGAGCACCCTGAAGAAGCAGCGGATATGTTAATCAAGCATGCGCCAGAGCTAAAAAGCAAGCGTGACTTTGTCTTGGCTTCCCAAAAATATTTGTCCGAGCAATATGCATCGGATAAGGACAAGTGGGGTCAGTTTGAGGCTAGCCGCTGGAATGCCTTTTACAAATGGACCAAGGACAATGGCATCGTGAACAATGACTTGAGTGACAAGGGATTCAGCAACGATTATATAAAATAA
- a CDS encoding ABC transporter permease — MKNLKNILRQQISLLGMLGILVIWQVMGWLKLLPKFILPTPLEIGQAFIRDAGFLASHSWATLKVALLGLVLGVVLACILAVLMDSMSWLNDLIYPMMVVVQTIPTIALAPILVLWLGYGILPKIVLIILTTTFPIIVSILDGFRHCDRDTLTLFELMQANRWQILWHFKIPASLPYFYAGLRVSVSYAFITTVVSEWLGGFEGLGVYMIQSKKLFQYDTMFAIIILVSVISLLGMKLVAVSEKYVIKWK; from the coding sequence ATGAAAAACTTGAAAAATATCCTGCGGCAGCAAATTAGCCTTTTGGGTATGCTGGGAATCCTTGTCATCTGGCAGGTTATGGGCTGGCTCAAGCTCTTGCCCAAGTTTATCCTGCCGACACCTCTGGAAATCGGTCAGGCCTTTATCAGAGATGCTGGATTTCTAGCAAGTCATAGCTGGGCGACCTTAAAAGTAGCCTTGCTGGGTTTAGTCTTGGGTGTCGTCTTGGCCTGTATATTAGCCGTGCTCATGGATAGCATGAGTTGGCTCAATGATTTGATTTACCCCATGATGGTCGTGGTACAGACGATTCCGACCATTGCTTTGGCGCCAATTCTGGTTCTCTGGCTGGGTTATGGGATTTTGCCCAAGATTGTGCTCATTATTCTGACGACGACTTTTCCAATTATCGTCAGTATTCTGGATGGTTTTCGACATTGTGATAGAGATACTCTGACTCTCTTTGAACTTATGCAGGCCAATCGCTGGCAGATTCTCTGGCATTTTAAGATTCCAGCTAGTCTGCCCTATTTCTATGCGGGCTTGCGCGTCAGTGTTTCCTATGCCTTTATCACAACTGTGGTTTCCGAATGGCTGGGCGGTTTCGAAGGCTTGGGTGTTTACATGATTCAGTCCAAGAAGCTTTTCCAGTACGATACTATGTTTGCTATCATCATATTGGTTTCGGTCATTAGTCTTCTGGGGATGAAGTTGGTGGCTGTCAGTGAAAAATATGTCATTAAGTGGAAATAG
- a CDS encoding thiamine-binding protein, with protein MKASIALQILPLSHDVNRLAVIEEVIEFLQKQPVKMVVTPFETVLEGEWETLFPILQQAIELAGTQADNVFANVKINYGKILSIDEKLEKYPAAAN; from the coding sequence ATGAAAGCCAGTATCGCTTTACAGATTCTTCCTTTGTCACATGATGTGAATCGTTTGGCAGTCATAGAGGAAGTGATTGAGTTTTTGCAAAAACAGCCAGTGAAGATGGTCGTGACGCCTTTTGAGACCGTTCTAGAAGGGGAATGGGAGACCTTATTTCCTATTCTGCAGCAGGCGATTGAGCTTGCAGGCACTCAGGCAGACAATGTTTTTGCGAATGTGAAAATAAACTATGGAAAGATTTTAAGTATTGATGAAAAACTTGAAAAATATCCTGCGGCAGCAAATTAG